In Leuconostoc kimchii IMSNU 11154, the DNA window GTGTTGTTGTCAATGCAAATCCATTTACGTTGGGACACCGATACCTAATTGAGAAAGCAGCCAATGAAAATGACTTAGTCTATGTATTTGTGGTGAATCAAGATGTTTCTTTATTTCGCACGGCGGAACGTTTTGATTTAGTGAAACAAGGGGTTAAAGATTTTAAAAATGTTATCGTTGTTGCCGGTGGCGACTATATCATTAGTTATTTAACTTTTCCGTCGTACTTTATAACTAATACACAGCAAGTTATCAATTATCAAACGACAATAGACGCACGCATTTTTAAGAATATTATTGCGCCAGCCTTGGCCATTCAAACGCGTTATGTCGGCAGTGAGCCACTGTCTTATACAACTAATTTATACAATCAAACATTGGTACGTGAATTAGAACCAGAGATAAAGTTAACGATTGTACGTAGGATAGCGCAAGGTAATCAGACAGAAATAATATCAGCACGTAAAGTACGACAAGCGATTGCGGAAAACGATTTTGAAACGTGGTCTGAGATAGTGCCTGAGACCACAAAAAAATTTATTAACCAACATTTAGCTGAATTGCAAATGCGCATTAGAAAGGGACAAAAGATTAATGGAAATTAAGAAAACCGCCATAGCGGGAACATTGGAATCGTCTGATGTTCAAATTATGTTAACTCAGGGAACGGATGGCATTGTATTTGATTTAGTATCAGATGTTGCTAAACAATTTGATGATGCAATTAAGCAAACAATTAATCAAGTCCTGTCAGAATATGGCATTCAAAATGTCATTGTCAAAGTGGTAGATAAGGGCGCCTTAGATATGGTCATTAAAGCGCGGACTGTTGCAGTAGTGCAACGGGCTCTCGATACTGTAGATGAACCTAAGTGGGAGGTGCTGTAATGGCTATAGAAGAAAAGTTACGTCGCACCATGATGTTTGTGCCAGGAAATAATCCGGCAATGGTTAAAGATGCGGGTATCTTTGGGGCTGATTCTATTATGTTTGACCTTGAAGATGCCGTATCGCTTTCAGAAAAAGATGCTGCACGATATTTAGTATATGAGGCTTTGCAAACAGTTGATTATGGTCGCTCTGAACTTGTTGTTCGTATCAATGGTTTGGATACACCCTTTTACCTTAATGATATTAAAGCAATGGTAAAAGCAGGAATTGATGTGATTCGTTTGCCTAAAGTTGAAACGGCAGATATGATACGAGATCTTGAAAAACTAGTCGTTGAAGCTGAGATAGAATTCGGTCGTGAAGTTGGCACAACTCATCTCATGGCTGCGATTGAATCTGCTCGTGGCGTGGTTAATGCAAATGAAATTGCACAAGCTTCCAAAAGGATGATTGGTATTGCGTTATCAGCTGAAGATTATACAACGGATATGAAAACGCACCGATATCCTGATGGCCAAGAGTTATTATATGCACGAAATGTGATTTTACATGCAGCTCGAGCTGCTGGTATTGCTGCCTTTGATACTGTGTTTACTAATTTGAATGATGAAGCAGGATTCAAACGTGAAACTGAGTTGATTCATCAACTTGGTTTTGATGGTAAATCATTAATTAATCCGCGACAAATTGACCTAGTTAATCAGGTATATCAACCATTGAAAAAAGAAATTATAACGGCTCAAAATGTCATTGCAGCTATTGAGGATGCCAAACAAAAAGGGTCAGGTGTGATTTCTATGAATGGACAGATGGTTGACAGACCAGTTGTATTACGTGCTGAACGTGTTATGCGCTTAGCTAAAGCTAATAATTTAGTTGATGAGGAGGGAAATTACATTGAAAAATAAAGTGGAACGTGACATACCTGACGACATTTTAAAACAATCAAAACGTCAAGTATTTAAAGGTGTTGACTATGGTCAACCAACGATTCAGCGGGTGGCGCCTAAAGTTAAAGCAACAACTGGTCAAAATAAAATTTTAGATTCAATAGATGACGTTGTGACGCAAACTATCAAAGATGGTATGACAATTTCATTTCATCATCATTTTCGTGAAGGCGATTATGTCTTTAATAAGGTCATGCGTAGCATTATTGACCATGGTTATAAAAATCTTACGTTAGCACCCTCATCTTTGACAAATGTGATGAATGATATTGTCGTTGAAGCCATTCAAAAGGGTGTTGTAACTGAGATTACTTCGTCTGGCATGCGAGGTAGTTTAGGCGATGCTGTGTCACATGGTATTTTGAAAAAACCTGTTGTATTTAGATCTCATGGCAATCGTGCCCGCGCTATAGAAAACGGGGAAATCAAAATTGACGTTGCTTTTCTGGGTGTACCAAACACAGACGATATGGGAAATGCTAATGGTATGGATGGTGTAGCGGCGTTTGGTTCATTAGGATATGCCTTAATTGATGCCCAATATGCGAATACATTAGTGCTAATTACGGATAATATTAAGCCTTATCCTAACACACCGGCATCTATTAAGCAGACGCAAGTTGATTACATTGTGCAAGTAGATGAAGTGGGCAATCCAGATAAAATTGGCTCAGGTGCAACGAGATTTACTAAAGATCCTAAAGAACTTAAAATTGCTAAAACAGTTAACGATGTCATTGTTAACTCAAAATATTTTAAAGATGGATTCTCATTTCAAACTGGTTCAGGTGGTGCGGCGCTTGCAGTTACAAGGTTTTTACGCACAGCGATGATTGAAAAAAGTATTAAAGCATCTTTTGCTTTAGGCGGCATTACTAAACCGACAGTTGATTTGTTAAATGAAGGACTCGTTGCCAAGGTGATGGATGTTCAGGATTTTGATAAAGGTGCGGCTGAATCAATGAAAGATAATCAATATCAACAAGAAATTGATGCTTCTTGGTATGCTGATCCAGCTAATAAAGGGGCTATGGTTGACAAATTAGATGTCGCGATTTTATCTGCTTTGGAAATTGACACAAAGTTTAATGTTAATGTGATGT includes these proteins:
- the citC gene encoding [citrate (pro-3S)-lyase] ligase encodes the protein MTNTVQDIHISNTTQKKNWQAFLSKLGITQFNDQELDVIEQTIGIFENDQLVATGSIAGNVIKYVGSCAIGEISKGARFNQLMTALDNRMALLERFHQFVYTKPLYVQSFEHIGFKLLADSSSGVLLEKGSPDIQNFLNTIPKAPQGVQTIGSVVVNANPFTLGHRYLIEKAANENDLVYVFVVNQDVSLFRTAERFDLVKQGVKDFKNVIVVAGGDYIISYLTFPSYFITNTQQVINYQTTIDARIFKNIIAPALAIQTRYVGSEPLSYTTNLYNQTLVRELEPEIKLTIVRRIAQGNQTEIISARKVRQAIAENDFETWSEIVPETTKKFINQHLAELQMRIRKGQKINGN
- the citD gene encoding citrate lyase acyl carrier protein, with product MEIKKTAIAGTLESSDVQIMLTQGTDGIVFDLVSDVAKQFDDAIKQTINQVLSEYGIQNVIVKVVDKGALDMVIKARTVAVVQRALDTVDEPKWEVL
- the citE gene encoding citrate (pro-3S)-lyase subunit beta encodes the protein MAIEEKLRRTMMFVPGNNPAMVKDAGIFGADSIMFDLEDAVSLSEKDAARYLVYEALQTVDYGRSELVVRINGLDTPFYLNDIKAMVKAGIDVIRLPKVETADMIRDLEKLVVEAEIEFGREVGTTHLMAAIESARGVVNANEIAQASKRMIGIALSAEDYTTDMKTHRYPDGQELLYARNVILHAARAAGIAAFDTVFTNLNDEAGFKRETELIHQLGFDGKSLINPRQIDLVNQVYQPLKKEIITAQNVIAAIEDAKQKGSGVISMNGQMVDRPVVLRAERVMRLAKANNLVDEEGNYIEK
- the citF gene encoding citrate lyase subunit alpha: MKNKVERDIPDDILKQSKRQVFKGVDYGQPTIQRVAPKVKATTGQNKILDSIDDVVTQTIKDGMTISFHHHFREGDYVFNKVMRSIIDHGYKNLTLAPSSLTNVMNDIVVEAIQKGVVTEITSSGMRGSLGDAVSHGILKKPVVFRSHGNRARAIENGEIKIDVAFLGVPNTDDMGNANGMDGVAAFGSLGYALIDAQYANTLVLITDNIKPYPNTPASIKQTQVDYIVQVDEVGNPDKIGSGATRFTKDPKELKIAKTVNDVIVNSKYFKDGFSFQTGSGGAALAVTRFLRTAMIEKSIKASFALGGITKPTVDLLNEGLVAKVMDVQDFDKGAAESMKDNQYQQEIDASWYADPANKGAMVDKLDVAILSALEIDTKFNVNVMSGSDGIIRGAIGGHQDAATAKLTIISAPLVRGRIATIVPEVTTVITPGDSIDVIVTEVGIAINPKRQDLIDQLKDVPGLPLYTIEALQEKAAKIVGTPKPLQFTDRVVAVAEYRDGTLIDVIKQVKE